The genomic region CGAGGTGCCGTACGAGCTGCTCGACACCGCTGGTGAGGATGCGCTGTTGAACATGCTCGGCGAGTTCTTGGCCTCGACCGACGCCTCCCAGCACGGCCTGGCGGCGGGTGTGCTTGAGCATCAGCGTGCCTCCTTCGTGGACAACCAGATTCTTGCGAAGGTGGACATGCAGCGCTGGAAGGATGTCGACGTTCCCGTCCTGCTGTTCCGTTCTGAGGGCATGCATGAGGGCGCGATCATGCTGGAGCCGGCCTACGCGGAGATTGATCCGGATGGTGGCTGGGCCGCTATCGTGGACGACTTGACCATCGTTCAGCTGCCGGGTGATCACTTGGCGGTGGTGGATGAGCCGGCGGTGGGGATCGTCGGCAAGCATATGCAGGAGTGGATAGATGACAACCGCTGAAAAACTCGCTGAACTGCGCGAACGCCTCGAGCGTGCGCAGGACCCCGGCTCCGAGCGTGCGCGCAAGAAGCGTGATGACGCTGGCCAAACCACCCCGCGCCAGCGCATCCAGGCGCTTCTGGACGACGGGTCCTTCGTGGAAACCGGCGCCCTGGCCCGCACCCCCGGCGATAAGGACGCGGTCTATTCTGACGGCGTTGTGACGGGGTACGGGCGGATCGACGGCCGACCGGTGGCCATTTACGCCCACGACAAGACTGTCTACGGCGGGTCGGTCGGCGTGACGTTCGGCCGCAAGGTTGTCGACGTCATGGAGTTCGCCATCAAGATCGGTTGCCCAGTCATTGGTATCCAGGACTCGGGCGGCGCGCGCATTCAGGATGCAGTGACGTCGCTGGCGATGTACTCCGAGATCGCGCGGCGCCAGCTGCCGCTGTCGGGCCGCTCGCCGCAGATCTCCATCATGCTGGGTAAGTCCGCCGGCGGTGCTGTCTATGCGCCGGTGACCACGGACTTCATTGTCGCCGTTGAGGGCCAGGCCGAGATGTACGTCACCGGCCCGGCTGTGATCAAGGAGGTCACGGGCGAGGCGATTTCCTCTGCTGAGCTCGGCGGTGCCGTCCAGCAGGAGCAGAACGGTAACGTCACCGTGACGGTGACCAGCGAGGATGAGGCTTTCGAGTTCGTCCGCGACTTGCTTGGCCACCTGCCGACAAGCACGTTCGACGAGCCGCCCGTTGTCTGGGCCCCAGCGGACGAGGACCTTGACGACTCCGCACTCGACGACTTCATGCCCGACGACACCAACGCCGGCTACGACATGATGGACCTGCTGGTCCAGCTTGGTGACGACGAAGAGATCCTGGAGATCCAAGAGAACTACGCCCCCAACTTGATCTGCGCCATTGGGCGTATCGACGGCAGGCCTGTCGGCTTCGTAGCCAACAACCCGATGCACTTCGCCGGCTGCATTGATGCCGATGCCGCTGACAAGGGTGCTCGGTTCATCCAGACCTGCGACGCTTACAACATCCCGCTCGTCTTCGTCGTGGACACTCCTGGCTACCTGCCCGGTGTGGATCAGGAGAAGGTCGGCTTGATCCACCGTGGCGCGAAGCTCGCGTTCTCCGTTGTGGAGGCGACCGTGCCGAAGATCTCCCTGATCGTCCGCAAGGCCTACGGCGGTGCGTATGCCGTGATGGGGTCGAAGAACCTCACGGGTGACTTGAACTTCGCGTGGCCGACTGCGCAGATCGCCGTCATGGGCTCGGCCGCTGCGGCCGTGATGATTCAAGGCAAGCAGCTCGCCGCGATTGACGACGAGAACCAGCGTGCTTACATGAAGAAGGTCTTCATGGACTTCTACGAGGAGAACATGACCTCCCCGTACGTCGCGACCGAGCGTGGTTACCTCGACGCGATGATCCAGCCGTCTGAGACCCGTCTGACGTTGCGCCGCGCCCTGCGCCAGCTGTCCACCAAGTACGAAAACGACCTGCCGAAGAAGCACGCAATCCGGCCGCTGTAGATCGCTGCGCTGCGTCTTTTCCCTTTTTCGCCGAAACTGTAACGTTTTGGTCACGCTCGGAGATACAGATTGAGTAATGCTTTTACCCAAACTCTTTCAGGAGGTTTTTCCATGCTGAGCAGCGCAATCGACATCGTCGCTGAAATTGCCAACTACTTGAACTGGATTGTCCGCAACGTCCAGCAGGGCAAGTTCGACATCGGGTTGTAAATCCCCGCCTGTTTCCCATATCCCCGTCGGTTCGCAGCAAGGCGTTGACCGGCGGGGTTTCCCTTTGTCGAAAGCGGTGAGGTCACTGGGGGGATGACGGATAGGGTTCGTGGGCCGTTGTTGTGCCTCGATTCAGCGTCAGATCCGAGGCAGATTGGATGTAAAAGAAAAGTCGGTGACTCTCCGTAGGTCGCCGACTAGTTCGCTCTTACTATCGGGCGAGCACGCCAGAGATGCCGCGCCACCCCAACATCAGTAGCGCCGACATCACGCACGCCACGATGACGAAAGACCAGTGCGGCAGTGCCTGGTTCCGGATACCCCAGATAGCCAGTCCGGTGACGACGGTGACCAACCAGATCAAAGGGCCGTGGCCGGTGGCTTTGGTAGTCCCAGTGTCTGCGGACGGTTCGGTTGTGCGCAGGCCAAACTCCACGATGACCCAGCCTAGGGCGACTCCGATAGCGAAAGGCCACACAGTGGAGGCCCAGCCGGCAAAGTTGAACGGCATGTCGTCTGACTGGTGGGCCAACCGGGCGAGCAGAGCGAAGATGGCGATAGCGAGGAAATCCAGGGCGACGGCGGTCGGCTTAGTGATCTTCATGTTCTCGACTCTAGCCCCCTGAAAGCATGCATTCGGTTTGCGTGCCTGGCAAATATGGGCCTGAACAGTGTTGCTCGATGCAAACGGTTCGAAACATGTGGGGGGAGCTAGGCTGCTTGCCTGATGCGGCGGGCGGGTTAAAAGACGGAGTCGTTCCACCAGCGGCGTTCGGGTGTGCCGGCGCGTGAGCCGTCGTGGGCTAGTTTGATGCCCACGATTTGGTGCAGCTCGACGACATCATGTTCGAAGCCCCATTCAGAACCGGCCATGTACATTCCCCAGAGTTTGGCGGTGTTTTCCCCGACGAGCTCGACGGCCTGATCCCAGTTGGCCTTGAGGTTCTCGCACCAATCGCGGAGGGTGCGCATGTAGTCGAGGCGGATGTTCTCTTCGTGGAAGACCTCGAATCCGTGATCCTGCATGTTCTTGACCACGGTGCCGGAGCCAGTGAGCTCACCGTCGGGGAAGATGTAGCGGTCCATGAACTCGCCGCTCTTTGTCTTGTGGTTGTCGGGGTAGGTGATGCAGTGGTTGACTAGGACGCCACCGTCTCGAAGCTTGCCTGAAAGGAACTCGAAGTAGGAGGGGTAATTGTCCACGCCGATGTGCTCGAGCAGGCCGATCGATGAGATCGCGTCGAAATCGGTCTCGTCGACGTCGCGGTAGTCGAGGTAGCGGACCTCCGCGAGGTCGGCGAGGCCCTCCTCCTCAATCGTGGCCTGTGCCCACTCGGCCTGTTCTTTGGACAGGGTTACTCCGAGTGATTTCACGCCGCGGCGGGCAGCATAGCGCACCATGCTACCCCAGCCGCAGCCGATGTCGAGGTGGCGGTCGCCCGGTGAGAGGTGCAGTTTTTCAAACACGAGGCGGAATTTGTTCTCCTGCGCATCATCCAGGCTCGCATCAGGCGTCGGATAGTAGGCGCAAGTGTAGGCCATGGAATCGCCGAGGAAGAGTTCGTAGAACTCGTTGCCGACGTCGTAGTGGGAGGAGATAACATCCGCGTCGCGTTCTTTCGAGTGGCGGGATAACCCTTGGCGCACGCGGCGCTCGAGCCATGACGCCTGCTCAGCTTCGGGGATTGGCTGAATCTGAATCGCACCCATGGAGCGCAGCGAGCGTGCGATGCGCAGGCCGGTGGCGACATCGGGGCGCTCGAAAGTGTCGTACAGGGTGCGCAGGTCATCGAAAATGCCGTAGGGGTGCGCGAGGTGCTCGCCTTCGACGGTGAGTCCACCGGTCACCCACGCCCGTGCTAGACCTAAGTCGCCCGGGGCGGTGGCAATATAGGACAACCCCTCGGGGCTGCTCACGCACACAGTGTGATCGGCGTTTTCGGGGCCGGTGGCCGATCCGTCGAAAGCTTCCCAGCGGAAGGGGTTGCCGGTGGGGAAGAGGGTGTCCACGATCTCTGCGACGGTCATGGGGGTGAAAGAGCTGTGCAGATTGTCAGTGATCATGGTGTCCTCCTATGCGTTGTCAATTGTCTTTTCGTACAGGCCCGGGAACCTCAGCTCTGGGTCGTAGCGCTGCTTCATCTGCTCCGGCAGATCACCGCCATAGAGGTTCTTGAACTGGGAGCGGCTGTAGAACGCCTCCGAATACAGTGATTTGTGCCCGCCCAGCTCTGTGACTTTCGCTTCAATGATCTTGTTAAAGGCACCCGGTTCCTGTTTGTCAGACACGTGGTCGGCGGGCACGCCTGACCAGAACCCGACGTTGACCCATGTGGTTCCCGGTTTGAGCGGGTACAGCGGCCACGGTTCGGATTCGCTGAATCCGACCCCGGAGAGTTCCTCCACGCCTGCGCGGAGGCGGATCGGGCATAGCCACACCGGTTCGATATCGCTGGCGCTGAAGAACCAGGAGAGGAACTCGGCGACGTGGTCATCTGTGACCTCGATGTCTTGGACTACTCGTTCAGTGCGGGGCAGACCTTTCGGCTTCTTCAGGAACCGGTATTCGAGGTCGTATTTCTTGTCCGCGCCCACCAGTTTCCAGTAGAAGGAGCTGCGCCGTAGCTCCCGCGGCCACACCGCGCGTACCTGCGGATGTTGGGCACCGAATGCTCGGGAGCACCAGAACCAGTCGGTGTCCCAACGCCAGATGTAATCGCGGATGGTCAGGTAGTCGTGTTTCGTGCCTTCCGGGTGTTGGATCGAGCGGTAGTAGATCCCTTGCCGGGTGTAATCGGAGGTGCCGGCAGCGGTGTCAACCTGAAACGCCAGTACCAGGTACTGCTCTTCGGGGGAGAAAGCAACGGCATCGAGACCGTGCAGGTCGCGGCCTCC from Corynebacterium genitalium ATCC 33030 harbors:
- a CDS encoding acyl-CoA carboxylase subunit beta, whose translation is MTTAEKLAELRERLERAQDPGSERARKKRDDAGQTTPRQRIQALLDDGSFVETGALARTPGDKDAVYSDGVVTGYGRIDGRPVAIYAHDKTVYGGSVGVTFGRKVVDVMEFAIKIGCPVIGIQDSGGARIQDAVTSLAMYSEIARRQLPLSGRSPQISIMLGKSAGGAVYAPVTTDFIVAVEGQAEMYVTGPAVIKEVTGEAISSAELGGAVQQEQNGNVTVTVTSEDEAFEFVRDLLGHLPTSTFDEPPVVWAPADEDLDDSALDDFMPDDTNAGYDMMDLLVQLGDDEEILEIQENYAPNLICAIGRIDGRPVGFVANNPMHFAGCIDADAADKGARFIQTCDAYNIPLVFVVDTPGYLPGVDQEKVGLIHRGAKLAFSVVEATVPKISLIVRKAYGGAYAVMGSKNLTGDLNFAWPTAQIAVMGSAAAAVMIQGKQLAAIDDENQRAYMKKVFMDFYEENMTSPYVATERGYLDAMIQPSETRLTLRRALRQLSTKYENDLPKKHAIRPL
- a CDS encoding DUF3054 domain-containing protein, with amino-acid sequence MKITKPTAVALDFLAIAIFALLARLAHQSDDMPFNFAGWASTVWPFAIGVALGWVIVEFGLRTTEPSADTGTTKATGHGPLIWLVTVVTGLAIWGIRNQALPHWSFVIVACVMSALLMLGWRGISGVLAR
- a CDS encoding SAM-dependent methyltransferase, giving the protein MITDNLHSSFTPMTVAEIVDTLFPTGNPFRWEAFDGSATGPENADHTVCVSSPEGLSYIATAPGDLGLARAWVTGGLTVEGEHLAHPYGIFDDLRTLYDTFERPDVATGLRIARSLRSMGAIQIQPIPEAEQASWLERRVRQGLSRHSKERDADVISSHYDVGNEFYELFLGDSMAYTCAYYPTPDASLDDAQENKFRLVFEKLHLSPGDRHLDIGCGWGSMVRYAARRGVKSLGVTLSKEQAEWAQATIEEEGLADLAEVRYLDYRDVDETDFDAISSIGLLEHIGVDNYPSYFEFLSGKLRDGGVLVNHCITYPDNHKTKSGEFMDRYIFPDGELTGSGTVVKNMQDHGFEVFHEENIRLDYMRTLRDWCENLKANWDQAVELVGENTAKLWGMYMAGSEWGFEHDVVELHQIVGIKLAHDGSRAGTPERRWWNDSVF
- a CDS encoding FAD-binding oxidoreductase: MSATPGLLNLAGVITNAAANIATRIAGAPRMDGRRVQPVGWNAHQGSVDTLTSSFDAVPGGQRVRLAKRTSNLFRSRAGGGTGLDVSGLGGVIEVDPVAKTADVQGMCTYEDLVDATLPFGLAPLVVPQLKTITLGGAVSGMGVESTSFRNGLPHESVLEMDVITGTGELLTCSRERNVELFRAFPNSYGSLGYAVRLKIELEEVAPFIELKHVRYSDLDTFQAALAQLATSGEWGGRDLHGLDAVAFSPEEQYLVLAFQVDTAAGTSDYTRQGIYYRSIQHPEGTKHDYLTIRDYIWRWDTDWFWCSRAFGAQHPQVRAVWPRELRRSSFYWKLVGADKKYDLEYRFLKKPKGLPRTERVVQDIEVTDDHVAEFLSWFFSASDIEPVWLCPIRLRAGVEELSGVGFSESEPWPLYPLKPGTTWVNVGFWSGVPADHVSDKQEPGAFNKIIEAKVTELGGHKSLYSEAFYSRSQFKNLYGGDLPEQMKQRYDPELRFPGLYEKTIDNA